A genomic region of Exiguobacterium oxidotolerans JCM 12280 contains the following coding sequences:
- a CDS encoding M4 family metallopeptidase: MKKFLATSLVASVLVVPTVVGAEGLQSGKLTKASSEPAASIVKEYVEGKGDFSVQDVQKDGSSHIVRLQQEVDGVPVFGSVVVGNVAKDGTLKAIVNDAVKVKGKPGLDKKIAISEKKALKLYKKSIKATEFEVAPTSELVVYPVKDDAVYAYKITSTVLAGDEPSRWTYFIDANSGKVINKYDQLAHAKPVKAITGTTTVGSGTTVLGTSATFNTTKNGSYYYLQDSTRGKGISTYDAKNRTSLPGSLWADADNVLNATYDRAAVSAQVNAVKTYDFYKNTYGRNSYDNAGAALNSTVHYSSRYNNAFWDGSKMVYGDGDGSTFTYLSGALDVVAHELTHAVTEYTAGLVYQNESGAINEAVSDIMGTVAEYSVGLNFDWLVGEDIYTPGVSGDALRSMSNPAAYGDPDHYSKRYTGTADNGGVHTNSGIVNKAAYLLGNGGTHYGVTVPGVGVPKLGAIYYRALNVYLTPTSNFSYLRAAVVQSAKDLYGSSSAEAAAAAKSFDAVGVY, translated from the coding sequence TTGAAAAAGTTTCTCGCTACATCGCTTGTCGCAAGTGTACTTGTCGTTCCTACAGTCGTAGGCGCAGAAGGTCTTCAATCTGGTAAGTTGACGAAAGCATCGTCCGAGCCAGCTGCATCAATCGTTAAAGAGTATGTCGAAGGTAAAGGTGACTTCTCTGTACAAGATGTTCAAAAAGATGGATCATCTCACATCGTACGTCTCCAACAAGAAGTGGATGGCGTCCCGGTCTTCGGTAGTGTCGTCGTCGGTAACGTTGCGAAAGACGGTACTTTAAAAGCAATCGTCAATGATGCAGTCAAGGTCAAAGGGAAACCAGGTCTTGATAAGAAAATTGCAATCTCTGAAAAGAAAGCTTTAAAATTGTATAAAAAATCAATCAAAGCAACAGAATTCGAAGTGGCTCCGACGAGTGAACTCGTTGTCTATCCAGTCAAAGACGATGCTGTCTATGCTTATAAAATCACATCGACTGTCTTAGCTGGCGACGAGCCGTCACGCTGGACATACTTCATCGATGCAAACTCTGGTAAGGTCATCAACAAATATGACCAACTGGCACATGCGAAACCAGTTAAGGCAATCACCGGAACAACGACAGTCGGTTCAGGTACGACGGTTCTTGGAACAAGTGCTACATTCAACACGACGAAGAATGGTTCTTACTACTACCTTCAAGATTCAACACGCGGTAAAGGCATCTCGACGTACGATGCAAAAAACCGGACATCACTTCCAGGATCACTTTGGGCGGATGCCGACAACGTTCTCAATGCTACTTATGACCGTGCCGCTGTCAGCGCACAAGTCAATGCAGTGAAAACATATGACTTCTACAAAAACACATATGGCCGCAACAGTTACGATAATGCGGGTGCAGCACTCAATTCAACGGTTCACTATTCTTCACGCTACAACAATGCGTTCTGGGATGGATCAAAAATGGTCTACGGTGACGGAGACGGTTCGACATTCACATATCTTTCTGGCGCACTTGATGTAGTCGCTCACGAATTGACGCACGCTGTCACGGAATACACAGCAGGACTCGTTTACCAAAACGAATCGGGTGCGATCAATGAGGCTGTTTCGGATATCATGGGAACAGTTGCAGAGTACTCAGTTGGCTTAAACTTCGACTGGCTCGTCGGTGAAGACATCTACACACCAGGTGTAAGTGGCGATGCACTTCGTTCAATGTCTAACCCAGCCGCTTACGGTGACCCAGATCATTACTCAAAACGTTACACAGGTACGGCTGATAACGGTGGTGTCCACACGAACTCTGGTATCGTCAACAAAGCCGCTTACCTCTTAGGTAACGGTGGTACACATTACGGTGTCACTGTACCAGGCGTCGGCGTACCGAAACTTGGTGCCATCTACTACCGTGCCCTTAACGTCTACTTGACTCCGACTTCGAACTTCAGCTACCTCCGCGCAGCAGTCGTTCAATCGGCGAAAGACCTTTACGGTTCTTCAAGTGCTGAAGCAGCCGCTGCAGCAAAATCATTTGATGCAGTTGGCGTCTACTAA
- a CDS encoding GyrI-like domain-containing protein, translated as MHPKIVERHELYVIGLSMTCEENELHTLMPELWREFSRRAHEIPAVVPDSFPLDVSLAHRGTKYTQCVGLPVSSLERVPKGMKGYHLPPARYVFWRHEGPDIEIWKSFEKIQRFAHKQGIELDPLDFKIDETREGTHHLYQRIL; from the coding sequence ATGCATCCTAAAATTGTTGAACGTCACGAGCTTTATGTAATCGGACTCAGTATGACGTGCGAAGAAAATGAACTCCATACATTGATGCCTGAACTATGGCGTGAATTCTCACGTCGAGCGCATGAAATTCCGGCAGTCGTACCGGACAGTTTTCCATTAGATGTCTCGCTTGCTCACCGCGGAACGAAGTATACGCAATGCGTCGGCTTACCTGTCTCTTCACTCGAACGGGTTCCTAAGGGAATGAAAGGATACCACCTCCCTCCTGCTCGCTATGTCTTTTGGAGACATGAAGGACCAGACATCGAGATTTGGAAATCGTTCGAAAAGATTCAGCGTTTTGCACACAAACAAGGGATTGAACTTGATCCGCTTGATTTTAAAATCGATGAGACCCGTGAAGGTACCCATCACTTATATCAACGAATTCTCTAA
- a CDS encoding YhdH/YhfP family quinone oxidoreductase, with product MKNSFKAFVVREEEGQFVGALEQKQVDDLPKGDVLIRVAYSCINYKDALSVTGNRGVTKNYPHTPGVDAAGHVVTSSDERFSEGQAVVVNGFDFGMNTSGGFQEYIRVPADWITPLPNGITTLEAMSYGTAGLTAAQSIDELVQRVKPQDGPVLVTGATGGVGSVAVALLVKLGFTVHAVTGKEAEHDRLKQAGVAEVISRQSLLEETTRPLKKGLYAGIIDTVGGPLLASVIRYVQYGGLVTTCGNVGGAELTMTVYPFILRGVRLIGIDAVQLPITERERLWNHLANDWHLSIAEMVRMKALSDVPAVVKSLLEGTHQGRTVIEI from the coding sequence ATGAAAAATTCATTTAAAGCATTCGTCGTACGTGAGGAAGAAGGACAATTCGTCGGGGCACTCGAACAAAAACAAGTCGACGACTTACCAAAAGGTGATGTGTTGATTCGTGTCGCCTATTCGTGCATCAACTACAAAGATGCGTTATCCGTCACGGGAAATCGCGGGGTGACGAAAAATTACCCACATACACCAGGCGTCGATGCGGCAGGTCATGTCGTGACGTCATCTGATGAACGCTTCAGCGAAGGACAAGCGGTCGTCGTCAACGGCTTTGATTTCGGAATGAATACATCGGGTGGTTTTCAAGAGTATATCCGCGTGCCGGCGGACTGGATTACGCCGCTACCGAACGGCATCACGACGCTTGAAGCGATGAGTTACGGTACGGCCGGTCTGACAGCTGCCCAGTCGATTGATGAACTCGTTCAACGTGTAAAGCCGCAAGATGGTCCGGTCCTCGTAACGGGAGCGACAGGTGGCGTCGGCAGTGTTGCGGTCGCACTCCTCGTGAAACTCGGGTTTACAGTCCATGCCGTGACCGGGAAAGAAGCCGAGCATGACCGCTTGAAGCAAGCAGGTGTCGCGGAAGTCATCTCACGGCAATCACTCCTGGAAGAAACAACGCGACCTTTGAAAAAAGGCCTGTATGCCGGGATCATCGACACGGTCGGTGGTCCGCTACTTGCCTCGGTCATTCGTTACGTCCAGTACGGTGGACTCGTCACGACGTGCGGTAACGTCGGTGGTGCTGAACTGACGATGACCGTCTATCCGTTCATCTTACGTGGTGTTCGTTTGATTGGAATCGATGCTGTTCAGTTACCAATCACAGAGCGTGAGCGTTTATGGAATCATCTCGCGAACGACTGGCATTTATCGATTGCCGAGATGGTCCGAATGAAAGCGTTGAGTGATGTTCCGGCAGTCGTCAAGTCGTTGCTTGAAGGGACACATCAAGGCAGAACTGTCATCGAAATTTAA
- a CDS encoding HD domain-containing phosphohydrolase, whose protein sequence is MQPLKRFERQVLTNYLIGSFVAVFGVGSLFIFETLTFSPQERILLLGIMAESVTLMFSLEYTIYRRHVRSLYIVFQSKQPTADELKIAFQTTHHFPVLTMQRILGPHFLGLSLPSSTLTAFAIYRGWLDMPYYLIGLACFGAILVAILHALIEFFLTYRVTEPMLLELTKRSQAAGYGDIVLKKQHMVSLRQKMLISTLIIGVFPILLFVLASAVQLTENESLQSYWSWATLILIVILCLATFCSLLLYENIKKPILALQEGVAQIESGQLNTISNPYSDEFAHLIGGFNLMVEGIEGRDLENERLLNSLFTLFAATLDARDPYTAGHSLRVAEYSVEIARAADLPDEQIELLRKSALLHDIGKIGIRDAVLLKDGRLTEEEFDEIKRHPVIGVHILSQVDLPETLQPILPGVKYHHERYDGKGYPEGLTGDAIPLFGRIMAIADAYDAMTSDRPYRKGMPAEQALLILEEGSGTQWDATFTKLFLDLKRRNLTTAS, encoded by the coding sequence ATGCAACCTTTAAAACGTTTTGAGCGACAAGTCTTAACAAACTATTTAATCGGCTCATTCGTTGCCGTTTTCGGTGTCGGCAGTTTGTTCATCTTCGAAACACTGACCTTCAGTCCACAAGAGCGGATACTCTTGCTTGGTATCATGGCAGAATCCGTCACCCTGATGTTCAGCTTGGAATATACAATCTATCGTCGACACGTTCGGTCCCTTTATATAGTATTTCAATCAAAACAGCCCACTGCCGACGAATTGAAAATTGCTTTTCAGACGACGCATCACTTCCCTGTTTTGACGATGCAACGCATTCTTGGTCCACACTTTCTCGGATTATCACTTCCTTCTTCTACCTTGACAGCTTTCGCCATATACCGTGGTTGGCTCGACATGCCCTATTATTTGATTGGTCTCGCTTGTTTCGGGGCGATTCTCGTCGCGATTCTTCATGCTCTGATTGAATTTTTTCTCACGTACCGGGTCACGGAACCGATGTTGCTCGAGTTGACGAAACGATCTCAGGCGGCAGGTTACGGCGACATCGTCTTAAAGAAACAACATATGGTCAGCTTGCGCCAAAAAATGTTGATTAGTACACTCATCATCGGTGTATTTCCAATCTTACTGTTCGTCCTCGCTTCTGCCGTTCAGTTAACGGAAAACGAAAGTCTTCAGTCTTACTGGAGTTGGGCGACGTTAATTTTGATTGTCATCCTCTGCCTTGCGACATTTTGCAGTCTTCTACTATATGAAAACATCAAAAAACCGATTCTTGCTTTGCAAGAAGGAGTTGCTCAAATCGAGTCGGGTCAATTGAATACGATTTCCAACCCCTACTCCGATGAATTCGCACACTTGATTGGTGGATTTAATTTGATGGTCGAAGGAATCGAAGGACGTGATTTAGAAAATGAACGCCTTTTAAACAGTTTATTTACGTTGTTTGCCGCGACTTTAGATGCTCGCGATCCTTATACGGCAGGGCATTCTTTACGGGTAGCGGAATATTCCGTTGAAATCGCCCGTGCCGCTGACTTACCTGATGAGCAAATCGAGTTATTACGAAAGTCTGCTCTTCTTCACGATATCGGTAAAATCGGTATCCGAGATGCCGTTCTTTTGAAGGACGGACGATTAACGGAAGAAGAATTCGATGAAATCAAGCGCCATCCGGTGATCGGTGTCCATATTTTATCGCAAGTTGATTTACCAGAGACGTTACAACCGATTCTTCCTGGGGTAAAGTACCATCACGAACGTTATGATGGCAAAGGCTATCCGGAAGGCTTGACCGGCGACGCGATTCCGCTTTTCGGACGAATCATGGCAATTGCCGATGCCTATGATGCCATGACTTCCGATCGCCCCTATCGAAAGGGGATGCCCGCTGAACAAGCATTGTTGATTCTCGAAGAAGGAAGCGGCACGCAGTGGGACGCAACTTTCACTAAACTTTTCTTAGACTTAAAGCGACGGAACTTGACCACTGCTTCTTGA